A window of the Desulfobacula toluolica Tol2 genome harbors these coding sequences:
- a CDS encoding ABC transporter substrate-binding protein: protein MVKKISLVLFLSIAFAGLWDISCLPLLSAQKIHRVAMVTWRGETPAEKGFSDGLKYYGHAIHIIKYHANQDMQLLDDAIAALGKSDVDLIYVFGTTSAKRVLSKIKQTPVVFNIVTRPVESKIIASWNSSGNNATGVSSMVPIVHQLKALKKVVPFFRLGIIYNPLEQNSVIQKGIVKGMETMLNFRLTEFKITGKRDIPQVLTRLNEAVDAVYLPSDSMIKILGTEIITRVNKFKIPSLSALEDLVTNDCALMGLVPDYYQLGRLAALKASLIFQGNHPSEIKTSTLDHFKITVNMHTAKKIGINIPTSILVMADKIIR from the coding sequence ATGGTAAAAAAAATATCTCTGGTATTATTTTTGAGTATTGCCTTTGCGGGTTTGTGGGATATATCCTGTTTGCCCCTGCTGTCTGCACAAAAAATTCATAGGGTTGCAATGGTTACATGGCGCGGTGAAACCCCTGCGGAAAAAGGGTTCTCAGATGGATTGAAATATTACGGGCATGCGATTCATATTATAAAATACCATGCAAACCAGGATATGCAACTGCTGGATGACGCCATTGCGGCCTTGGGAAAAAGTGATGTGGATTTGATATATGTATTTGGAACCACTTCTGCAAAACGCGTACTTTCAAAAATAAAACAGACGCCCGTTGTGTTTAATATTGTGACACGACCGGTTGAGTCGAAAATTATAGCAAGCTGGAATTCATCGGGAAATAATGCCACCGGTGTCAGCAGTATGGTGCCGATTGTTCATCAGCTGAAGGCCCTGAAAAAAGTGGTTCCTTTTTTTCGGTTGGGCATCATATATAATCCATTGGAGCAGAACTCCGTTATCCAGAAAGGTATTGTCAAGGGAATGGAGACCATGCTCAATTTCAGATTGACTGAATTTAAGATAACCGGAAAAAGAGATATCCCTCAAGTCCTTACAAGGTTAAATGAAGCGGTGGATGCGGTTTATCTTCCTTCGGACTCAATGATAAAAATACTGGGTACAGAGATTATCACCAGGGTAAATAAATTTAAAATTCCCTCGCTTTCCGCACTGGAGGACCTTGTGACCAACGATTGTGCGCTTATGGGACTTGTCCCTGATTATTATCAGCTGGGCAGACTGGCTGCTTTAAAAGCAAGTTTGATCTTCCAGGGCAACCACCCTTCTGAAATTAAAACCTCCACACTGGATCATTTTAAGATAACCGTGAACATGCATACGGCAAAAAAGATCGGTATCAATATCCCCACCTCCATTCTTGTGATGGCAGATAAAATTATTCGATAA